The Desulfovibrio sp. genome window below encodes:
- a CDS encoding 3D domain-containing protein: MRLEMEKVRDESTLLRMVVMANLSKIADPIPNKMLTVTAYTSVELRTSPEQVLLTASLSKPKEGVVAVSRDLFHQGWVFGKKVYIKNHGVFVITDLMGNSKTKSVDIYMNDQDRALQFGKKQIEVVLLDV; this comes from the coding sequence TTGCGTCTCGAAATGGAAAAGGTCCGGGACGAATCCACTTTGCTTCGCATGGTGGTTATGGCCAACCTCTCCAAGATAGCCGATCCCATTCCCAACAAAATGCTTACCGTTACCGCCTATACCTCCGTGGAACTTAGGACGTCCCCTGAGCAAGTGCTGCTCACCGCGTCACTCAGCAAACCCAAAGAGGGTGTTGTGGCCGTCTCCCGCGATCTGTTCCATCAAGGATGGGTCTTCGGAAAGAAGGTCTACATCAAAAATCATGGGGTATTCGTCATCACGGATCTGATGGGCAACAGTAAAACCAAGAGCGTGGACATCTACATGAATGATCAGGACCGTGCACTGCAGTTTGGAAAGAAGCAGATAGAAGTGGTGCTGCTCGACGTTTAG
- a CDS encoding HD domain-containing protein — protein MNKDSVSTVDMTGRDRLTRLADFFFEVSMLRRTPRTGYQFLGSGSENVAEHSFGTAVIGYSLAKMAGADAAQTVLLCLFHDIHEARTGDFNYVNKLYNTQDSRRALADGLKGTGLSQPVLELHDELESAQSLEAMLAQDADQLDLMVNLKEALDLGNVYAKKWLDCALGRLRTPQGREVAQAIMTTDHTDWWFLGPDACWWERKNGKE, from the coding sequence ATGAACAAGGATTCGGTTTCAACGGTGGACATGACCGGCAGGGACCGCCTGACCCGGTTGGCAGATTTCTTCTTTGAAGTGAGCATGCTCAGGCGTACGCCGCGCACGGGATATCAGTTCTTGGGGTCCGGCTCGGAAAACGTGGCCGAGCATTCGTTCGGAACAGCGGTTATAGGGTATTCCTTGGCCAAGATGGCCGGGGCCGACGCGGCGCAGACCGTTCTTCTCTGCCTGTTCCACGACATTCACGAGGCCCGCACCGGGGACTTCAATTACGTCAACAAGCTCTACAATACCCAGGATTCCCGCCGCGCCCTGGCCGACGGCCTCAAGGGTACCGGTCTTTCCCAGCCTGTCCTGGAACTGCACGACGAGCTGGAGAGTGCCCAGTCCCTTGAGGCCATGCTGGCCCAGGACGCCGACCAGCTGGACCTGATGGTGAACCTCAAGGAGGCGCTGGACCTGGGCAACGTCTACGCGAAAAAATGGTTGGACTGCGCTCTTGGCCGCCTGCGCACTCCCCAGGGGCGCGAGGTGGCCCAGGCCATCATGACCACCGACCATACCGACTGGTGGTTCCTGGGCCCGGATGCATGCTGGTGGGAACGCAAGAACGGCAAGGAGTAG
- the polA gene encoding DNA polymerase I → MPLRDRLPPGAEPLILIDGTSYIYRGFYAFGDLSRSDGFPTNALYIVLRLALRILREERPRHVAFVVDGRGPSFRAGLFPAYKAQREKMPEPLAQQIEPIMEGVRLLGFPVLREEGVEADDTIASLAARFKPRGPVVIVGSDKDLRQCLDNQVFLWDPSGKQERFTSLADFKSEFPPGPSHWPDYQALMGDSSDNIPGVPGVGPKTAFEIVNQFPSLEQLKSGIEQIKPAWRKKIEPHLEDLFLYRDLTRLKLDAAEGVTLESLAVTPAPRDVVAGFLNSYELRSLVRELPADAPLTTAVPAPAAPLPGNGGQLSLFGTEPKPTPERYTEPLDAPTPIASLPRLDGEKVALVPSDGIYFLAVHGRQWVVAAPAGEIAPLLAKAELVATPSLKDLLTADSAWEAVPLGLWFDLSLAAYLLSPEDRVYTWDRLLDGLWSDPGFSPDEVPGGSKGLACLALARRLEDRLAQAGLDELMHELELPLVPVLVDMERAGIGIDKAAFALFSQEVNAKLAQLTEQMHRQAEVRFNIRSSQQLADVLYNRLGLKAPGKTPGGAASTSAEVLERLAGQHPLVDSILEFRKLEKLRSTYLDPLPGLADANDRIHSTFNQLATATGRLSSSAPNLQNIPARGDLGRRMRALFTAAPKMVLASADYSQIELRVLAHFSRDQALLEAFRLNQDIHSRTAALLFDRPQEAITPEQRRQAKTINFGLLYGMGPQKLGRELGLSLNEAKDFILKYFERLSGLKVYYQSVVDQAKEKGYVITLAGRRRLLPDIRSRNTQLESQARRQAINTVIQGSAADIIKMAMLAVAKDETLKSLGARLILQVHDELVIEVPEQQGPAAGNRLLELMTGVVELDVPIVADMGVGHDWGGAH, encoded by the coding sequence ATGCCCCTGCGGGACCGACTCCCCCCCGGCGCCGAGCCGCTCATTCTTATCGATGGAACCTCTTACATATACAGAGGGTTTTATGCGTTCGGCGATCTTTCCCGTTCCGACGGATTTCCCACCAACGCTCTGTACATAGTTCTCAGATTGGCGCTCAGAATATTGCGTGAAGAACGCCCGCGCCATGTTGCCTTTGTGGTGGATGGACGCGGGCCTTCTTTTCGAGCCGGTCTTTTCCCCGCATATAAAGCGCAGCGGGAAAAAATGCCGGAGCCCCTGGCCCAGCAGATTGAACCCATCATGGAGGGCGTGAGGCTCCTTGGTTTCCCCGTGTTGCGGGAAGAAGGTGTGGAGGCCGACGACACCATCGCCAGCCTCGCTGCACGTTTTAAGCCCCGGGGACCCGTGGTCATAGTCGGCTCGGACAAGGACCTTCGCCAATGCCTGGACAATCAGGTGTTCCTCTGGGATCCCTCCGGAAAGCAGGAACGGTTCACCTCCCTTGCAGATTTCAAATCCGAATTTCCTCCCGGGCCATCCCATTGGCCCGACTACCAGGCCCTCATGGGCGATTCCAGCGACAACATCCCTGGGGTTCCCGGGGTCGGACCCAAGACAGCTTTTGAAATCGTAAACCAGTTTCCGAGCCTGGAGCAGCTCAAAAGTGGCATCGAGCAGATCAAGCCTGCCTGGCGAAAAAAGATCGAACCCCACCTGGAAGACCTTTTCCTTTATAGAGATCTCACTCGACTCAAACTTGACGCAGCCGAGGGCGTCACTCTCGAATCCCTGGCTGTGACCCCTGCCCCGCGCGACGTTGTCGCCGGCTTCCTTAATTCCTACGAGTTGCGCTCTCTCGTCCGGGAACTTCCCGCTGATGCTCCCTTGACCACCGCTGTTCCTGCACCTGCGGCTCCATTGCCCGGCAACGGAGGCCAACTTTCCCTTTTCGGAACTGAACCCAAGCCTACTCCTGAGCGATACACAGAGCCGCTGGACGCTCCAACGCCAATTGCCTCCCTCCCTCGTTTAGACGGCGAAAAGGTCGCACTGGTTCCATCCGATGGTATTTATTTCCTGGCAGTTCACGGGAGACAATGGGTTGTGGCAGCACCCGCAGGAGAGATCGCACCGCTGCTCGCCAAGGCCGAGCTGGTGGCAACACCATCTCTTAAAGATCTTCTCACGGCTGACAGCGCCTGGGAGGCCGTACCACTTGGGCTCTGGTTCGACTTAAGCCTCGCGGCCTACCTGTTAAGCCCAGAAGACCGAGTTTACACCTGGGACAGGCTTCTGGACGGACTCTGGTCCGACCCTGGGTTCAGCCCAGACGAAGTCCCTGGGGGTTCAAAAGGGCTGGCTTGCCTGGCTTTGGCCCGAAGGTTGGAGGATAGACTGGCGCAGGCCGGGCTCGATGAGCTGATGCATGAACTCGAACTTCCCCTTGTTCCCGTACTGGTCGATATGGAGCGGGCCGGTATAGGGATCGATAAAGCCGCGTTCGCCTTGTTTTCCCAGGAGGTGAACGCCAAGCTGGCCCAGCTCACCGAGCAGATGCACCGCCAGGCTGAAGTGCGCTTCAACATCCGCTCAAGCCAACAACTTGCAGACGTTCTCTACAACAGGCTCGGGCTCAAGGCTCCGGGCAAGACCCCCGGAGGCGCCGCCTCCACGTCCGCCGAGGTGCTGGAACGATTGGCTGGACAACATCCGCTTGTGGACTCCATCCTTGAGTTTCGCAAACTGGAAAAACTGCGTTCCACCTATTTGGACCCTCTCCCCGGACTTGCCGACGCCAACGACCGCATCCATTCCACGTTCAATCAGCTGGCCACTGCCACGGGCAGGCTTTCTTCCAGCGCCCCGAACCTCCAGAACATTCCTGCCCGAGGGGATTTGGGCCGACGCATGCGCGCACTGTTCACAGCAGCACCAAAGATGGTGCTCGCTTCGGCCGACTATTCCCAGATAGAGCTTCGGGTGCTGGCCCATTTTTCCCGTGACCAGGCGCTTTTGGAGGCATTTCGGCTAAACCAGGACATCCACTCCCGTACGGCCGCCCTTCTTTTCGACAGGCCCCAGGAAGCTATAACGCCTGAACAGCGCCGCCAAGCCAAAACCATCAACTTTGGGCTTCTTTATGGCATGGGGCCGCAGAAGCTCGGCCGTGAACTCGGCCTGAGCCTGAATGAAGCCAAGGATTTCATCCTCAAATATTTCGAGAGGCTTTCCGGACTAAAAGTTTACTACCAGTCCGTTGTGGACCAGGCCAAAGAGAAAGGGTACGTAATAACACTGGCAGGCAGAAGAAGACTTCTACCGGACATACGTTCCCGTAACACGCAACTCGAATCCCAGGCGCGCCGGCAAGCCATAAACACGGTCATCCAGGGCAGTGCCGCAGACATTATCAAGATGGCCATGCTTGCGGTGGCCAAAGATGAGACGCTGAAATCGCTCGGCGCGAGACTCATCCTCCAGGTGCATGACGAACTGGTTATCGAGGTGCCTGAGCAGCAAGGACCTGCTGCCGGCAATCGTCTTCTTGAACTCATGACCGGCGTGGTCGAATTGGACGTCCCCATCGTGGCCGACATGGGCGTGGGGCACGATTGGGGCGGAGCCCACTAA
- a CDS encoding TolC family protein produces MILRSLALALCIAAAAPQALAQESPRMDLEKSVLRALEANPQMQSAKQQIFGAQEGVYASAAAFAAKGTVNYTATSSTSRFPFTVSQTVNGTTVTGVSTRWYDPSLFATLDLNVSQPLFTGFRLLSTYQKSKLAKDQSESLYKRTELTLMRSVQTAFLTLLKARADVKSNADSVARLESQLKVTRAFYDVGLRPRLDVLQAESDLASAEQALLAAQNSVDIQLAQLNAFLNIPLEQPVDYLGELSQIPFKLTLQQALDEAYKERPDIAIAVKSVEMAGKDATIAMSAGLPQVTANYDYIRQGDTLTLRDHISSSSSSAYVERHQFQLSLTWTAWDWGKTVFSYRQATDNVKKLQADLAKLRLDVGAEVKTQYLNIQDAAKRIAVAKTGLAAAAEGYRMAVARYQAQVGTNTDVLDAQARVSRAEFQLTQALTDYQIAIANIYYSIGRKNLKLDS; encoded by the coding sequence ATGATACTCCGCTCCCTGGCCTTGGCGTTGTGCATCGCTGCCGCCGCGCCCCAGGCACTTGCCCAGGAGTCTCCGCGTATGGACCTGGAAAAATCCGTCCTACGCGCTCTTGAGGCCAACCCGCAGATGCAGTCCGCCAAACAGCAGATTTTCGGCGCCCAGGAAGGCGTGTATGCCTCCGCAGCGGCGTTTGCCGCCAAGGGAACGGTGAACTATACGGCGACGTCGAGCACGTCGCGGTTTCCGTTCACAGTGTCGCAAACCGTCAATGGTACAACCGTAACTGGCGTGAGCACCCGCTGGTATGACCCCTCTCTTTTTGCCACGTTGGACTTAAACGTCAGCCAACCGCTTTTCACCGGGTTTCGCCTGCTGTCGACGTATCAAAAATCCAAACTGGCCAAAGACCAATCCGAATCGCTGTACAAGCGCACCGAGCTCACCCTGATGCGGTCGGTTCAGACCGCGTTTCTTACATTATTAAAAGCTCGGGCGGACGTGAAATCGAACGCCGACTCCGTTGCCCGTCTGGAGTCGCAGCTCAAGGTGACCAGGGCCTTCTACGACGTGGGCCTGCGTCCCAGGCTCGACGTGCTGCAGGCCGAGTCCGACCTGGCCAGCGCCGAGCAGGCTCTGCTGGCTGCCCAGAACTCCGTGGACATCCAGTTGGCCCAGCTCAACGCGTTTCTCAATATTCCACTTGAGCAGCCTGTGGATTACTTGGGCGAACTCTCCCAGATCCCTTTCAAGCTGACGCTGCAGCAAGCCCTGGATGAGGCCTACAAGGAGCGTCCGGATATAGCCATCGCTGTGAAATCCGTGGAGATGGCCGGGAAGGATGCAACCATCGCCATGAGCGCCGGGCTGCCTCAGGTCACGGCCAACTACGACTACATCCGCCAGGGTGACACGCTCACCCTTCGCGATCATATTAGCTCTTCGAGCTCGAGCGCTTATGTGGAACGGCATCAGTTCCAGCTCTCTCTCACCTGGACGGCCTGGGATTGGGGCAAAACCGTTTTCAGCTACCGCCAGGCCACGGATAATGTGAAGAAACTGCAGGCCGATTTGGCCAAACTGCGTCTGGACGTGGGCGCGGAGGTGAAAACCCAGTACCTGAACATTCAGGACGCGGCCAAGCGCATCGCCGTGGCCAAGACCGGCCTCGCCGCGGCGGCCGAGGGCTACCGCATGGCCGTGGCGCGCTACCAGGCTCAGGTAGGCACCAACACCGACGTTCTTGACGCCCAGGCCCGCGTTTCCAGAGCCGAGTTCCAGCTCACCCAGGCACTTACAGATTACCAGATCGCCATCGCGAACATCTACTATTCCATCGGGCGCAAGAACCTGAAGCTCGACTCCTGA